The following proteins come from a genomic window of Pyxidicoccus sp. MSG2:
- a CDS encoding toxin-antitoxin system YwqK family antitoxin codes for MLSTKLIRVLTLGLAFAAPAAMAGDTAAKLNCPAGTAQAGTKAEGFTCVKANAKAGTQLAHGAYVEYHPNGKVSAQGQFVDGLKVGTWTFFDESGNKRSTAEFKDGGWDGQRVMYFPNGKPRLVEQYQNGKKNGVTKEMAEDGRVISQVRYENNRAVANE; via the coding sequence ATGCTGTCTACCAAGCTGATTCGAGTGCTGACCCTGGGTCTGGCCTTTGCTGCTCCCGCGGCGATGGCCGGCGACACCGCCGCGAAGCTGAACTGCCCCGCGGGCACGGCCCAGGCGGGCACCAAGGCCGAGGGCTTCACCTGCGTCAAGGCGAACGCCAAGGCGGGTACCCAGCTCGCGCACGGCGCGTACGTCGAGTACCACCCCAACGGCAAGGTCTCGGCCCAGGGCCAGTTCGTGGACGGCCTGAAGGTCGGTACCTGGACGTTCTTCGATGAGTCCGGCAACAAGCGCAGCACCGCGGAGTTCAAGGACGGCGGCTGGGACGGCCAGCGGGTGATGTACTTCCCCAACGGCAAGCCCCGCCTCGTCGAGCAGTACCAGAACGGCAAGAAGAACGGCGTGACGAAGGAGATGGCCGAGGACGGCCGCGTCATCAGCCAGGTCCGGTACGAGAACAACCGCGCCGTCGCCAACGAGTAA
- a CDS encoding chorismate mutase has protein sequence MDALQGFRQELDAIDEELVRTVARRLQLCDRIAGWKRENGIPMMQPHRIEHVKRRCTEMGAAQGLDSAFVESLYTLIIDEACRREERIIEG, from the coding sequence ATGGATGCTTTGCAGGGGTTCAGGCAGGAACTGGATGCGATTGACGAGGAGCTGGTCCGGACCGTGGCGCGCCGGCTCCAGTTGTGCGACCGCATCGCGGGGTGGAAGCGTGAGAACGGCATCCCCATGATGCAGCCGCACCGCATCGAGCACGTGAAGCGCCGCTGCACGGAGATGGGCGCCGCCCAGGGACTGGACAGCGCGTTCGTCGAGTCGCTCTACACCCTCATCATCGATGAGGCGTGCCGGCGCGAAGAGCGAATCATCGAGGGGTGA
- the ffh gene encoding signal recognition particle protein, translating to MLETVTKGFRAAKNRLAGKSELTPELVDESLRDIRVSLLEADVAFDVVKKFVARVREKAVGELVQTTITDKAGQKRKVSPMDHFIKICHDELESLMGPVDTSLQLKPKGQLSGIMMVGLQGSGKTTTTGKLAHRLLAEGRKPLLVAADIYRPAAVDQLKVLGERLKVPVYHEPGLQPPELAKRGYAAAREQKCDVVLIDTAGRLAIDEALMTELESIKSNVHPDTILLVCDAMIGQDAVRTAAEFDRRLTLDGFILTKLDGDARGGAALSIKEVTGKPIKFLGMGESMDKLEEFRPDGLAGRILGFGDIVGLMKDFEKVVDEKKAEEDAKKLLSGQFSMKDFVEQIRMVRKMGPLKDLLEKFPLFGDLTEHLNPDEKELTKIEAMYDSMTAKERLRPDIINTSRIGRIAKGSGRKVEEVRELLQKFGMMQQVMGTIGQNPGLLGRIPGFKQLGQLSQMKNMDLSSMFGGDAKMMEKMMGGGMPGMGMPMQLPQVAPGYTPPMGQAAMAKARLMGYAPPSASGKPEDRDAIKERRKREKDNKKKNRKKR from the coding sequence ATGCTTGAGACCGTCACCAAGGGCTTCCGCGCCGCCAAGAACCGCCTCGCCGGCAAGAGCGAGCTGACTCCTGAGCTGGTCGACGAGTCGCTCCGCGACATCCGCGTGTCCCTCCTCGAGGCCGACGTGGCCTTCGACGTGGTGAAGAAGTTCGTCGCCCGCGTCCGCGAGAAGGCCGTGGGTGAGCTGGTGCAGACGACCATCACCGACAAGGCTGGCCAGAAGCGCAAGGTCAGCCCGATGGACCACTTCATCAAGATCTGCCACGACGAGCTGGAGTCCCTCATGGGACCGGTGGACACCAGCCTCCAGCTCAAGCCCAAGGGGCAGCTGTCCGGCATCATGATGGTGGGCCTCCAGGGCTCCGGTAAGACGACCACCACGGGCAAGCTCGCCCACCGGCTCCTCGCGGAGGGGCGCAAGCCCCTGCTCGTCGCCGCGGACATCTACCGTCCCGCCGCCGTGGACCAGCTCAAGGTGCTCGGCGAGCGCCTCAAGGTCCCCGTCTACCACGAGCCCGGCCTCCAGCCGCCCGAGCTGGCCAAGCGCGGCTACGCCGCCGCCCGCGAGCAGAAGTGCGACGTGGTGCTCATCGACACCGCCGGCCGCCTCGCCATCGACGAAGCGCTGATGACGGAGCTGGAGTCCATCAAGTCCAACGTCCACCCGGACACCATCCTCCTGGTGTGCGACGCGATGATTGGCCAGGACGCCGTGCGCACCGCGGCCGAGTTCGACCGGCGCCTGACGCTGGACGGCTTCATCCTCACCAAGCTGGACGGTGACGCCCGTGGCGGCGCGGCGCTCTCCATCAAGGAAGTCACCGGCAAGCCCATCAAGTTCCTCGGCATGGGCGAGTCGATGGACAAGCTGGAGGAGTTCCGTCCGGACGGCCTCGCGGGTCGCATCCTCGGGTTCGGCGACATCGTCGGCCTGATGAAGGACTTCGAGAAGGTCGTCGACGAGAAGAAGGCCGAGGAGGATGCGAAGAAGCTCCTGTCCGGCCAGTTCTCGATGAAGGACTTCGTCGAGCAGATCCGCATGGTCCGGAAGATGGGCCCGCTCAAGGATTTGCTGGAGAAGTTCCCCCTCTTCGGCGACCTCACCGAGCACCTGAACCCGGACGAGAAGGAGCTCACCAAAATCGAGGCGATGTACGACTCGATGACGGCGAAGGAGCGCCTGCGGCCGGACATCATCAACACCAGCCGCATCGGCCGCATCGCCAAGGGCAGCGGCCGCAAGGTGGAAGAGGTCCGCGAGCTGCTCCAGAAGTTCGGGATGATGCAGCAGGTGATGGGCACCATCGGCCAGAACCCGGGCCTGCTGGGCCGCATCCCCGGCTTCAAGCAGCTGGGTCAGCTGTCGCAGATGAAGAACATGGACCTCTCCAGCATGTTCGGCGGCGACGCGAAGATGATGGAGAAGATGATGGGCGGAGGCATGCCGGGCATGGGCATGCCCATGCAGCTGCCGCAGGTGGCTCCCGGCTACACGCCGCCCATGGGCCAGGCCGCCATGGCCAAGGCCCGCCTCATGGGCTACGCCCCGCCCTCCGCGAGCGGGAAGCCCGAGGACCGCGACGCCATCAAGGAGCGCCGCAAGCGGGAGAAGGACAACAAGAAGAAGAACCGCAAGAAGCGGTAG
- the pabB gene encoding aminodeoxychorismate synthase component I: MQLRTLIIDNYDSFTFNLFQMLSEVSGTQPVVVRNDGMPWHELRRLGFDNIVISPGPGRPDHAADFGVCRDALLEADVPILGVCLGHQGMGHLHGARVQHAPVVMHGRLSPVRHTGTDLFAGLPQDFQVVRYHSLCLARPLPEGLVETAWTPDGVLMGMRHESLPLWGVQFHPESICSGYGRELLANFVRMSREHYARRPLPSQARSAAPVSVVPHPHPATTRESFRVHHRKLRLDVDPEQAFVTLHGGKEQAFWLDSSRVEAGLSRFSFMGDATGPHSAIVRYHVNPRRLSVTRGGQTQELSTGLFEFLQGELARLRAGEATLPFDFQGGFVGYLGYELKQDCGASTSHTSPDPDAGLLLADRLLAWDHAQREVYLVALAPEGEEAQVHAWFDTTEAELRRLPPLAPPTPGNGAPFPVRLARDSATYLADIARCMEQIHEGETYEVCLTNKVIAETRVEPLGLYRVLRKMNPAPYAAFLRLGELGIACSSPERFLRVDRERWAESKPIKGTLRRGATPEEDERLRQHLGSEEKDRAENLMIVDLVRNDLGLVCEIGSVHVPKLMHVETYATVHQLVSTIRGQLREGLTAVDAVRAAFPGGSMTGAPKVRTMELIERLEREARGVYSGAIGFFSVTGAADLNIVIRTAVVRPDQVSVGAGGAIIALSDPAAELDEMLLKSRVLLKAVCAAHGRPDVLPEIAGVAVAPPLPPGDTSVR, from the coding sequence GTGCAGCTGCGGACGCTCATCATCGACAACTACGACTCGTTTACCTTCAACCTCTTCCAGATGCTGTCGGAGGTGAGCGGAACGCAGCCGGTCGTCGTGCGCAACGACGGCATGCCGTGGCACGAGCTGCGGCGGCTCGGGTTCGACAACATCGTCATCTCTCCCGGCCCCGGCCGCCCGGACCACGCCGCGGACTTCGGCGTCTGCCGGGACGCGCTGCTGGAGGCGGACGTCCCCATCCTGGGCGTGTGCCTGGGCCACCAGGGCATGGGCCACCTCCACGGTGCCCGCGTGCAGCACGCGCCAGTGGTCATGCACGGACGGCTGAGCCCCGTGCGCCACACCGGGACGGACCTGTTCGCGGGCCTGCCGCAGGACTTCCAGGTGGTGCGCTACCACTCCCTGTGCCTGGCCCGGCCGCTGCCGGAGGGCCTGGTGGAGACGGCCTGGACACCCGACGGCGTGCTGATGGGCATGCGCCACGAGTCGCTGCCGCTGTGGGGCGTCCAGTTCCATCCCGAGTCCATCTGCTCCGGGTACGGCCGCGAGCTCCTGGCCAACTTCGTGCGGATGAGCCGCGAGCACTACGCCCGCCGTCCCCTCCCGAGCCAGGCACGCTCCGCCGCTCCTGTTTCCGTGGTGCCCCACCCTCATCCGGCCACCACGCGCGAGTCCTTCCGCGTCCACCACCGCAAACTGCGGCTCGACGTGGACCCCGAGCAGGCCTTCGTCACGCTCCACGGTGGGAAGGAGCAGGCCTTCTGGCTGGACAGCAGCCGCGTGGAGGCCGGCCTGTCGCGCTTCTCCTTCATGGGGGACGCGACGGGGCCGCACAGCGCCATCGTCCGCTACCACGTGAATCCGCGCCGACTCAGCGTGACGCGCGGCGGCCAGACGCAGGAGCTATCCACCGGTCTTTTCGAGTTCCTCCAGGGTGAGCTGGCGCGGCTGCGCGCGGGCGAGGCCACGCTGCCGTTCGACTTCCAGGGCGGCTTCGTGGGCTACCTGGGCTACGAGCTGAAGCAGGACTGCGGCGCGAGCACATCCCACACCTCGCCGGACCCCGATGCCGGCCTTCTCCTGGCGGACCGGCTGCTCGCGTGGGACCACGCGCAGCGCGAGGTGTACCTGGTGGCACTCGCGCCCGAGGGCGAGGAGGCCCAGGTCCACGCGTGGTTCGACACCACCGAGGCCGAGCTGCGGCGGCTGCCGCCCCTCGCCCCGCCCACGCCAGGCAACGGCGCGCCCTTCCCCGTCCGCCTCGCGCGCGACAGCGCCACGTACCTGGCCGACATCGCGCGGTGCATGGAGCAGATCCACGAGGGCGAGACGTACGAGGTCTGCCTCACCAACAAGGTGATTGCCGAGACCCGGGTGGAGCCGCTCGGCCTGTACCGCGTCCTGCGGAAGATGAACCCCGCCCCCTACGCCGCGTTCCTCCGGCTGGGGGAGCTGGGCATCGCCTGCTCCTCGCCGGAGCGCTTCCTGCGCGTGGACCGCGAGCGCTGGGCCGAGTCGAAGCCCATCAAGGGCACCCTGCGGCGCGGCGCCACACCGGAAGAGGACGAGCGGCTGCGCCAACACCTGGGCTCGGAGGAGAAGGACCGCGCCGAGAATCTGATGATCGTGGACCTCGTGCGCAACGACCTCGGCCTGGTGTGCGAGATTGGCTCGGTCCATGTTCCCAAGCTCATGCACGTGGAGACGTACGCGACGGTCCATCAGCTGGTCAGCACCATCCGCGGCCAGCTGCGCGAGGGGCTCACCGCGGTGGACGCGGTGCGTGCCGCCTTCCCGGGCGGCTCCATGACGGGCGCGCCCAAGGTGCGCACCATGGAGCTCATCGAGCGACTGGAGCGCGAGGCCCGGGGCGTGTACTCGGGCGCCATCGGCTTCTTCTCCGTCACCGGCGCGGCGGACCTGAACATCGTCATCCGCACCGCGGTGGTGCGTCCCGACCAGGTGAGCGTGGGCGCGGGAGGGGCCATCATCGCGCTCTCGGACCCGGCGGCCGAGCTGGACGAGATGCTCCTCAAGTCGCGCGTGCTCCTGAAGGCGGTGTGCGCGGCGCACGGACGCCCGGACGTGCTGCCGGAGATTGCCGGTGTCGCGGTCGCTCCTCCTCTCCCCCCTGGAGACACCTCGGTGCGCTGA
- a CDS encoding 3-deoxy-7-phosphoheptulonate synthase class II gives MDSWSPDSWRTRPAQQQPRYADPAALDAVVDRLRGLPPLVTAAEVEELKAELALAAGGGRFLLQAGDCAEPFGACGAVTVRRKLRFLLELGDVLARGTGRPVVPVGRIAGQFAKPRTTDTERVGDVELPVYRGDNVNRADATWEARQPDPALLEQGYWHAARAMDALRTHAASERRPLFSSHEALLLPFEEAMTRPAGEDGRAYGLGAHFLWLGDRTRHLEGAHVEFLRGIANPIGIKVGPRCAPEELVALVRLLDPRREPGRITLITRYGKDAIRGFLPLHVRALRAAGLEALWCCDPMHGNTRLVRGRKTRHFDDVMEELRTAFALHAEEGSRLGGIHLELTDDAVTECLGGPEGLDAGDLDRRYETACDPRLNAAQGLELASDLSRMLHREQPPCLAAQLPRGTGTYPRPE, from the coding sequence ATGGACTCCTGGAGCCCCGACAGCTGGCGGACCCGCCCGGCGCAGCAGCAACCCCGCTACGCGGACCCCGCCGCGCTCGACGCAGTCGTGGACCGGCTGCGGGGACTGCCACCCCTGGTCACCGCGGCGGAAGTGGAGGAGCTCAAGGCCGAGCTCGCGCTGGCGGCGGGCGGCGGGCGGTTCCTCCTCCAGGCGGGGGACTGCGCCGAGCCATTCGGCGCCTGCGGGGCCGTGACGGTGCGCCGCAAGCTGCGCTTCCTCCTGGAACTGGGCGACGTCCTCGCCCGCGGCACCGGGCGGCCCGTGGTGCCCGTGGGGCGCATCGCCGGGCAGTTCGCCAAGCCGCGCACCACGGACACCGAGCGCGTGGGCGACGTGGAGCTCCCGGTCTATCGCGGTGACAACGTCAACCGCGCGGACGCCACCTGGGAAGCGCGACAGCCGGACCCGGCGCTGCTGGAGCAGGGCTACTGGCACGCCGCCCGGGCGATGGACGCCCTGCGCACGCACGCCGCCTCGGAGCGCCGCCCCCTCTTCTCCTCGCACGAGGCGCTGCTGCTCCCCTTCGAGGAGGCGATGACCCGGCCCGCCGGCGAGGACGGACGCGCCTACGGCCTGGGCGCCCACTTCCTGTGGCTGGGGGACCGGACGCGCCACCTGGAGGGCGCGCACGTGGAGTTCCTCCGCGGCATCGCCAACCCCATTGGCATCAAGGTCGGCCCGCGCTGCGCCCCCGAGGAGCTGGTGGCGCTGGTGCGCCTGCTCGACCCGCGCCGGGAGCCCGGCCGCATCACCCTCATCACCCGCTACGGGAAGGACGCCATCCGCGGCTTCCTCCCCCTGCACGTGCGCGCCTTGCGCGCCGCGGGCCTGGAGGCGCTGTGGTGCTGCGACCCCATGCACGGGAACACCCGCCTGGTGCGGGGCCGCAAGACACGCCACTTCGATGACGTCATGGAGGAGCTGCGCACGGCGTTCGCCCTCCACGCCGAGGAGGGCAGCCGGCTCGGAGGCATCCACCTGGAGCTCACCGACGACGCCGTCACCGAGTGCCTGGGAGGTCCCGAGGGCCTGGACGCCGGGGACCTGGACCGGCGCTACGAGACGGCGTGCGACCCGCGCCTCAACGCCGCCCAGGGCCTGGAGCTGGCCTCCGACCTCAGCCGCATGCTCCACCGGGAGCAGCCCCCCTGCCTGGCAGCCCAGCTCCCTCGCGGTACGGGGACCTACCCGCGCCCGGAGTGA
- a CDS encoding TIGR04552 family protein encodes MKPPSLTPVLPDIPIRTVEAMGLRELERIRLILRGGSVIDWRRMHFQRRDEVDRFLRLCQLDVSRPYDEAWARSVLAEAVEYLRKTFNYRVADGVAQPAEIHDLFLFASGAKGSPRHRRIACVVLKVMHVIQHIEGRDLLFRLAVSEAELAELVTEKVLSVAQEMNEKGLPVVEFAHSIKTRDSLVTKLLAKKETVAAQVYDRTRFRVVTRKREDLLPVLYHLTQRLFPFHLVVPGQTENTLLPFKAVLAENPHFEAHIPQLHLDRNYEDREDRNGNTFSGNTYRALNFVVDIPVRMDAYLPPPEEDTRQRKGRIVISLVEFQIVDEETARLNELGENAHEAYKRRQKQRVLKRLSQGLVVPKKQG; translated from the coding sequence GTGAAGCCCCCCTCGCTCACCCCCGTCCTTCCCGACATCCCCATTCGCACGGTGGAGGCGATGGGCCTGCGCGAGCTGGAGCGCATCCGCCTCATCCTCCGCGGTGGCTCGGTCATCGACTGGCGGCGGATGCACTTTCAGCGGCGGGACGAGGTGGACCGCTTCCTGCGCCTCTGCCAGCTCGACGTCTCCCGGCCGTACGACGAGGCCTGGGCCCGGAGCGTGCTCGCGGAGGCGGTGGAGTACCTGCGCAAGACGTTCAACTACCGCGTCGCGGACGGCGTGGCGCAGCCGGCGGAGATTCACGACCTGTTCCTCTTCGCGTCCGGAGCGAAGGGCTCTCCGCGCCACCGCCGCATCGCCTGCGTGGTGCTGAAGGTGATGCACGTCATCCAGCACATCGAGGGGCGGGATTTGCTCTTCCGCCTGGCGGTGTCCGAGGCGGAGCTGGCGGAGCTGGTGACGGAGAAGGTGCTCAGCGTCGCCCAGGAGATGAACGAGAAGGGCCTGCCGGTGGTGGAGTTCGCGCACTCCATCAAGACGCGGGACTCGCTCGTCACCAAGCTGCTGGCGAAGAAGGAGACGGTGGCCGCGCAGGTCTACGACAGGACGCGCTTCCGCGTGGTGACGCGCAAGCGGGAGGACCTGCTGCCGGTGCTCTACCACCTCACGCAGCGGCTCTTTCCCTTCCACCTCGTGGTGCCGGGCCAGACGGAGAACACGCTGCTGCCGTTCAAGGCCGTGCTCGCGGAGAACCCCCACTTCGAGGCGCACATCCCCCAGCTCCACCTGGACCGCAACTACGAGGACCGGGAGGACCGCAACGGCAACACCTTCTCGGGCAACACCTACCGGGCGCTCAACTTCGTGGTGGACATCCCGGTGCGCATGGACGCGTACCTGCCGCCGCCGGAAGAGGACACGCGCCAGCGCAAGGGCCGCATCGTCATCTCCCTGGTGGAGTTCCAGATTGTCGACGAGGAGACCGCGCGGCTCAACGAGCTGGGGGAGAACGCCCACGAGGCCTACAAGCGCCGCCAGAAGCAGCGCGTGCTCAAGCGGCTGAGCCAGGGCCTCGTGGTGCCCAAGAAGCAGGGCTGA